One part of the Marichromatium purpuratum 984 genome encodes these proteins:
- a CDS encoding DUF4350 domain-containing protein, protein MRTEQRLLALTLGGTGLVLVAALASWFLTHFERRVEQVPVGPSAAAQANPLLAFERFLIGLGIAVESRPDHALLVAPPPPGDTLVVRAPGPLSPRQRDRLRDWIAAGGRLVTTPGTGPHHALLEAFGIHPESWTESGPPTPLRLRPTPAAPPLEVALDPGRTLCVSHGDKQRCGQPLAHREIGAGRLSVLADLDILTGQRIGELDHALFGARLVAPAPGGTVWLLYAETPPGLLARLWARAPLALVAATLTVAVWLWSLGARLGPTLAPAPPPARDRLVHLEAGARFLWRHRRIRALLAASRAQVLRLWARRLPGLARAPRQQRLSRLAAASGESRARLAQALEETPRNDRALITLTHTLARLEQQARAPGGNRESTDP, encoded by the coding sequence ATGCGCACTGAACAGCGCCTGCTCGCGCTCACCCTCGGCGGCACCGGGCTGGTCCTCGTGGCGGCGCTGGCGAGCTGGTTCCTGACCCACTTCGAGCGCCGGGTCGAACAGGTGCCAGTCGGTCCCTCGGCAGCAGCCCAAGCCAACCCGCTGCTCGCCTTCGAGCGCTTCCTCATCGGGCTCGGCATCGCCGTCGAGAGTCGCCCCGATCATGCCCTGCTCGTCGCCCCACCGCCCCCCGGCGACACCCTGGTGGTGCGCGCACCCGGCCCGCTGTCACCACGCCAACGCGACCGGCTCCGCGACTGGATCGCCGCTGGCGGACGGCTGGTGACCACGCCGGGGACGGGGCCGCACCACGCGCTGCTCGAGGCCTTCGGGATCCACCCCGAGAGCTGGACCGAATCGGGCCCACCGACGCCGCTCCGGCTGCGCCCGACACCCGCGGCGCCACCACTCGAGGTCGCCCTCGACCCCGGGCGGACCCTGTGCGTCAGCCATGGCGACAAACAGCGTTGCGGGCAACCGCTGGCGCACCGGGAGATCGGCGCCGGCCGGCTGAGCGTGCTCGCCGACCTCGACATCCTCACAGGCCAGCGCATCGGCGAGCTTGACCACGCCCTGTTCGGCGCCCGCCTGGTCGCCCCCGCGCCCGGCGGCACGGTATGGCTGCTGTATGCCGAGACCCCGCCGGGACTGCTCGCGCGGCTGTGGGCGCGGGCGCCGCTGGCACTGGTCGCCGCCACGCTGACCGTGGCGGTGTGGCTGTGGTCGCTCGGCGCGCGGCTCGGGCCGACGCTCGCGCCGGCCCCGCCACCGGCGCGCGACCGGCTCGTCCATCTCGAGGCCGGGGCGCGCTTCCTCTGGCGCCACCGGCGGATCCGCGCGCTGCTCGCCGCCAGCCGTGCCCAGGTGCTGCGGCTGTGGGCGAGGCGCCTACCGGGACTCGCGCGCGCGCCCCGCCAACAGCGGCTGAGCCGACTCGCCGCGGCCAGCGGCGAGTCGCGCGCGCGACTCGCCCAGGCGCTCGAGGAGACACCCCGCAACGACCGCGCGCTCATCACCCTCACCCACACCCTGGCGCGACTGGAGCAGCAGGCCCGAGCGCCCGGTGGCAACCGCGAGAGCACCGATCCATGA
- a CDS encoding stage II sporulation protein M — protein MRQQRFEHQHAADWARYRTLLEQLEQRRRRGAELAEFPGLHRRVCAHYALARTRGYTPGLVAELEQLVRRGHAQLHRPTLRLGARALRLMARDFPRALRRHAAPLWLAAALLFVPMAAMALGAYHDPGLILTLVDAEQLAELEALYDPARDHPGQVRPADSDLAMFGFYVRNNVGIGFRSFAAGVLFGIGSVVILVFNGLFIGAAAGHLSAIGHGVTFWPFVSGHAPFELSAIAICGGAGLLLGKALFAPGRLPRLAALRVNARDALVLVAGAALMLLGAALIEAFWSAGAAPVAVKYAVGAAGWTLLALYIALAGRGNDAS, from the coding sequence ATGAGACAACAGCGCTTCGAGCACCAGCACGCCGCCGACTGGGCGCGCTATCGCACGCTGCTCGAGCAGCTCGAACAGCGCCGGCGCCGCGGCGCCGAACTCGCCGAGTTCCCCGGCCTGCATCGCCGAGTGTGCGCGCACTATGCGCTGGCGCGGACGCGCGGCTACACCCCCGGATTGGTCGCCGAACTCGAGCAGCTGGTGCGGCGCGGTCACGCCCAGCTCCATCGCCCCACGCTGCGCCTCGGCGCCCGCGCGCTGCGGCTGATGGCACGCGACTTCCCGCGCGCGCTGCGCCGTCACGCCGCGCCGCTGTGGCTCGCCGCCGCGCTGCTGTTCGTACCGATGGCGGCGATGGCGCTCGGTGCCTATCACGACCCCGGGCTGATCCTGACGCTGGTCGACGCCGAGCAGCTCGCCGAACTCGAGGCACTCTACGACCCCGCCCGGGACCACCCCGGCCAGGTCCGCCCGGCCGACAGCGACCTGGCGATGTTCGGCTTCTATGTCCGCAACAACGTCGGCATCGGCTTTCGCAGCTTCGCCGCCGGGGTGCTGTTCGGCATCGGCAGCGTGGTCATCCTGGTGTTCAACGGACTGTTCATCGGCGCCGCCGCCGGTCACCTCAGCGCCATCGGTCACGGCGTCACCTTCTGGCCCTTCGTCAGCGGTCACGCCCCCTTCGAACTGAGCGCGATCGCCATCTGCGGCGGCGCCGGACTGCTGCTCGGCAAGGCGCTGTTCGCCCCGGGCCGGCTGCCGCGGCTCGCGGCGCTGCGCGTCAATGCCCGCGATGCCCTGGTGCTGGTAGCCGGTGCGGCGCTGATGCTCCTCGGCGCGGCACTGATCGAGGCCTTCTGGTCGGCCGGCGCGGCGCCGGTGGCAGTCAAATACGCCGTCGGTGCCGCCGGCTGGACCCTCCTCGCCCTCTACATCGCCCTGGCCGGACGTGGCAACGATGCGTCTTGA
- a CDS encoding RDD family protein: protein MNAPRRDIATPPPPLDTLRLRETPEGIDLGLRVAGPVPRALALALDLLIRLGLYLLLLPLLALADLGVGLALLAVFAIEWFYPVVFEVWRGATPGKRALGLRVVHEDATPVGLPASTLRNLLRTVDFLPAGYALGLVVSLADPDFRRIGDLAAATLVVHDERQAVRRGPASTTGQRPPPEFDATTRAAILAFAERAPALADARRIELAEVLTAPRGVHGGAAPALITAWAAWLDRGAPDGRAA from the coding sequence ATGAACGCGCCACGCCGGGACATCGCCACGCCACCACCGCCGCTCGACACCCTGCGCCTGCGCGAGACCCCCGAGGGCATCGATCTCGGGCTGCGCGTTGCCGGACCGGTGCCGCGCGCGCTCGCCCTGGCGCTCGACCTGCTGATCCGGCTCGGGCTCTATCTGCTGCTGCTCCCGCTGCTCGCACTCGCCGACCTCGGGGTCGGGTTGGCGCTGCTCGCGGTGTTCGCCATCGAGTGGTTCTATCCGGTGGTGTTCGAGGTCTGGCGCGGCGCCACCCCCGGCAAGCGGGCACTCGGGCTGCGTGTGGTGCACGAGGACGCCACCCCGGTCGGGCTCCCCGCCTCGACCCTGCGCAACCTGCTGCGGACGGTCGACTTCCTCCCCGCCGGCTACGCCCTGGGGCTGGTGGTGAGCCTCGCCGACCCTGACTTCCGCCGCATCGGCGACCTCGCCGCCGCCACCCTGGTGGTGCACGACGAGCGCCAGGCGGTACGCCGGGGCCCGGCGTCGACCACCGGCCAGCGCCCGCCGCCCGAGTTCGACGCCACCACCCGGGCGGCGATCCTCGCCTTCGCCGAGCGCGCGCCCGCACTCGCCGACGCCCGGCGCATCGAACTCGCCGAGGTCCTGACCGCCCCGCGCGGGGTGCACGGCGGTGCCGCACCCGCACTGATCACCGCCTGGGCGGCCTGGCTCGACCGCGGCGCGCCCGACGGACGTGCGGCATGA
- a CDS encoding DUF4129 domain-containing protein: MRLERLTARLRPCPAWQAIDLGFALARAWFPALWGLWWCTALPLTLIVLALAWLHSDLWLLALWWCKPVYEAPLLLWASRALFDERPRRDALPGMLGAGLRPRLLPLLLWRRLSPRRALVLPLLLLEGLPRRARRARQRILAEGSASGWLTLVCYHLEAILWGGMLLGLYLLIPEGLPGIDLIAALDDSASPAYWISSACYLLACSLIAPFYVCAGFALYLSRRTELEGWDIELAFRRAPPPPAAVLPALALLAPLLLAPPPAEAEAETWPTPEAARARIAEVLDSPDFGATREVELWLPVAEHAQRGTEDAVGSWAATPPPWLAGTIQWGLVTLAAIALLVLVRALWRERAPRLPRSARTEHEAAPGLYSASPIDHETEIRRLLTADDPGAAIGALYRASLERLDRLGLSLPPGATEGSCVQRARTQLPRRIGVPFAAIAAARQHAAYGDRDPSAAHVERLLSHWRRWQGRTDAH, from the coding sequence ATGCGTCTTGAACGACTCACCGCCCGGCTGCGCCCCTGCCCCGCCTGGCAGGCGATCGATCTCGGCTTCGCCCTCGCCCGCGCCTGGTTCCCGGCGCTCTGGGGGCTGTGGTGGTGCACCGCACTGCCGCTGACCCTGATAGTGCTGGCGCTGGCCTGGCTTCACAGCGACCTCTGGCTGCTGGCGCTGTGGTGGTGCAAGCCGGTCTACGAGGCCCCGCTGCTGCTGTGGGCGAGCCGCGCGCTGTTCGACGAGCGCCCGCGACGCGATGCCCTCCCCGGGATGCTCGGCGCCGGGCTGCGCCCGCGCCTGTTGCCGCTACTGTTGTGGCGCCGACTGAGCCCGAGACGCGCGCTCGTGCTCCCGCTGCTGCTGCTCGAAGGGCTGCCGCGACGGGCGCGACGGGCGCGGCAGCGCATCCTCGCCGAGGGCAGCGCCAGCGGGTGGCTGACCCTGGTCTGCTATCACCTCGAGGCGATCCTCTGGGGCGGCATGCTGCTCGGGCTCTATCTGCTGATCCCCGAGGGGCTGCCAGGGATCGACCTGATCGCCGCACTCGACGACAGCGCCTCGCCGGCCTACTGGATCAGCAGCGCCTGCTATCTGCTCGCCTGCTCGCTGATCGCGCCCTTCTATGTCTGCGCCGGGTTCGCGCTCTATCTCAGCCGTCGCACCGAACTCGAGGGCTGGGACATCGAACTCGCCTTCCGCCGCGCCCCGCCGCCACCGGCCGCCGTGCTCCCGGCGCTGGCGCTGCTCGCGCCGCTGCTGCTCGCCCCGCCACCGGCCGAGGCCGAGGCCGAGACCTGGCCGACCCCCGAGGCGGCCCGCGCACGCATCGCCGAGGTGCTCGACTCGCCCGACTTCGGCGCCACCCGCGAGGTCGAGCTGTGGCTGCCGGTGGCCGAGCACGCACAGCGCGGCACCGAGGACGCCGTGGGCTCTTGGGCGGCGACCCCGCCCCCCTGGCTCGCCGGCACCATCCAATGGGGACTGGTGACGCTCGCCGCGATCGCCCTGCTGGTGCTCGTCCGCGCGCTGTGGCGCGAACGCGCGCCACGCCTGCCCAGGTCGGCCAGGACGGAGCACGAGGCCGCGCCCGGGCTGTACAGCGCATCGCCCATCGATCACGAGACCGAGATCCGTCGCCTGCTCACTGCCGACGACCCGGGCGCGGCCATCGGCGCGCTCTATCGCGCCAGCCTGGAGAGACTCGACCGGCTCGGTCTCTCGCTCCCCCCGGGGGCCACCGAGGGGAGCTGCGTACAGCGGGCGCGCACCCAGCTGCCACGCCGGATCGGGGTCCCCTTCGCCGCGATCGCCGCGGCGCGCCAGCACGCGGCCTACGGCGACCGGGACCCGAGCGCGGCGCACGTCGAGCGACTGCTGAGCCACTGGCGTCGCTGGCAGGGACGGACCGATGCGCACTGA